The segment AGTGCTGCTGAAACCATTTCGTTTTTTCAGGATCAAATTTAGCTCCTGATTTGTGTACCCTGGAAAGTTCAAAAGCCTGTACTAGCTCGTCCAGTTTGAAGAACTCCTGTTCCGTCCCGGGATTCCATCCCAAAAAACTAAGCATATTGACCACAGCTTCCGGAAGATAATTTTCTTCCCGGTATCCTGAGGAAATTTCTCCTGTTTTAGGATCTTTCCATTCAAGTGGAAACACAGGAAAGCCCATTTTATCTCCGTCACGTTTGCTTAATTTGCCTTTTCCCTGAGGCTTTAGTATTAAAGGTAAATGCGCAAATTTAGGAGCATCCCAGCCAAAGGCACGATATAGTAGAACATGTAGGGCAAGAGAAGGCAGCCATTCTTCACCTCTAATTACGTGGGTGATTTCCATAAGGTGGTCATCCACTATATTGGCGAGATGATAGGTGGGCATTCCGTCGCTTTTGAACAAAACTTTATCGTCAAGAATGTTAGTGTCTATTTCCATTCCTCCTCTTATCTCATCTTCCAAATGCAGCGTTTCTCCTTCGGGAGACTTAAAGCGGATGACATATTCTTCACCTGCAGTAAGTTTTTTCTCTACCTCCTCTTTTGGAAGAGACAGGGAATTTTGCAGTTTCTGCCGATTATGCCAGTTGTAAATAAAAGTTTTACCTTTTTCTTCGTGATCTTTCCTGTGGGCATCAAGGGCTTCGGCAGTATCAAAAGCGTAATAAGCATTACCACTTTCAATTAGTTCATCGGCGTATTTTTTATACAAATGCGCCCGCTCACTTTGTTTGTAGGGCCCGTATCCTGCTTCTTTTCCGGGGCCTTCATCATAAGGGATCCCGCACCAGTTTAACGATTCAATTATATATTCTTCGGCTCCTTCTACAAAGCGATTTTGATCTGTATCCTCAATTCTTAACAGAAAATCTCCGTTATGTTTTTTTGCAAACAGGTAATTGTAAAGAGCTGTTCTCACTCCACCAATATGTAACGGACCTGTAGGGCTGGGCGCAAATCTTACCCTTACTTTAGCTGGCATAAATTTAATTTTAGACGCAAAGGTAAGAGATATTAGGAGGAAATGCCACTTAAGCAAAAGAGAGAAGAGGCAAAATGACGCAGGAGATTAATACAGAATATTTTACCTCTTGTAAAGCTCATCAAATTAAAAGAAATTTGTAGTTTTAAAAATAGATTAGAAGGGGACTGGAATGGAAGAATTTAATTACATAAAAAAGCAGCTTGAAGAATTTATCAGGAGATATTATCTTAATGAATTACTTAAGGGAAGTATCCTGTTCTTCTCCATCTGGCTGCTGTATTTTCTTCTGATATTATTTATTGAACATTTCTTCTGGCTTTCCCCGCCCAACCGAAGTATACTTTTCTGGTTGTTTATAGCAGTTTCGGCCGCACTGTTATTTCGGTTTATTCTTATTCCCCTGGCCCGGCTCTTTAAACTATCAAAAGGAATTGATGAAATAGAAGCTTCCAGGATTATTGGAAAACACTTTCCAGAGGTGAATGATAAACTGCTGAATGTCCTGCAGCTAAAAAATAACGCACAACAGTCTGATCTTTTAATGGCAGGTATTGCGCAAAAGTCAAAGGAATTAAAACCTGTACCTTTCAAGCTTGCTGTCAATTTTAATAGCAGTCTCAGGTACTTAAAATATGCAGCTTTTCCAATCCTAATTGTACTGGCTATTTTCATAACCGGAAATCAAAATGTTTTTTCGGATAGTTATGAGAGGGTCGTACATTACAAAACCGCTTATGAACCTCCTGCACCTTTTTCGTTTCACCTTGAAGCTGAAAATTTAAAGGTAGAAGAGGGAAGCTCCTTTCCGCTTCGTGTAAACACCACGGGTTCTATTGCACCAGAGACGGTTGCAATACATTTTAATGATGAGAGCTATTTTCTGCGAAACACAGGTCCTGCCACTTATGAGTATGTTTTTCAGGGGATTAAGGAGGATATTCAGTTTTATTTAAGTGCCAATGGGGTGACTTCCAGGAGTTATGTTGTTGAGGTGGTCGAAGTGCCAAAAATCTTAGACTTTCAAATGTCTCTTAATTATCCGCGTTACCTTAACAAGCCTTCAGAAGCAATTAAAGGTACTGGAAATATTACTGTGCCCGAAGGAACTGAAGTCTCCTGGAACTTGCAGACAAAAGCTACAGGGGAGGTGCTATTTTCAACAAGAGACACTATAAGACAGTTTGAAAATAAGGCTGAATCTTTCAATTTTTCGACAATTCTTTATTTTGATGTGGACTACCAAATCACTACTTCCAACTCCGAAGTAGAGAAGTATGAATCGCTGCGTTATTCTGTTGCTGTGATAAAAGATCAATTTCCGGAAATTAATGTTCAGCATAAGAGAGACAGTATAGACGGGGAGGAGTTGTATTTCTTCGGAAAAGTTTCTGATGATCACGGAATCTCTAAACTTAACCTGGTTTACTACAACACCGAAGAAGGCGAGGAAGCTTCTGAAAAAGTTTCCATTCCTGTGAACAGGGAAGTATTCAATGAATTCTTTCAAACGTTTCCCGGGAATGTGAAGCTGGAAAAAGGAACAAATTACAACATGTATTTTGAGGTATTTGATAATGATGGAGTACATGGGGCAAAAAGAAGTGAGAGTGAACTATTCAGTTACAGGGAAAAATCTGATAATGAAGTTCAGGAAGAAAACCTTCAGAAACAGGGGGAGTCTATAAGAAATCTTTCTGAAAGCCTGGAGAAGACAAAACTTTCAGAAAAGGAACTGGAAGAATTATCACGTCTTCAAAAGGAGAAGGAGCAATTAAATTTCAATGACAGAAAGAAGATGGAAAATTTCCTCGAGAGGCAAAAACAGCAAACAGAAATGATGAAAAATTATTCTGAAAAGCTGAAGAAAAGCCTACAGAGTGAAAGTCCACAGAAGGAGAATGAATTCAAGAAAGAGCTGGAACAGAGGTTAGCTAGAAAAGAGGAACGCCTGGAAGAGAATGAAAACCTTTTGGAGGAACTTCAGAAATATGCAGATAAATTAAGCCGGGAAGAATTAACTGAAAAGCTGGAAAAACTTGCCAAGCAGAACACAAATGAACAAAAGAGCCTGGAGCAAATTTTAGAGTTGATGAAGCGTTATTATGTGCAGGAGAAAACCTTTAAAATAGCAAATGATCTTTTAGAGTTGGGTGAAAAGCAGGAGGCGATATCAGAAAAGGATTCGGCTAATACTCCCACGAAGCAGGAAGAAATTACAAAGGAATTTGAAGACACTAAGGAAGAATTAGATGAACTCGAAAAGGAAAATGAGGGATTAAAGAAACCTATGAAACTTGGAAGGGAAGAGGAAGATGAATCAGAAATTTCTGACAAACAAAAAGAAGCTTATGAGAAATTAGAACAGAATGATAAATCGGGGGCTAAACAGAAACAAAAGGAGGCCGGACAGAAAATGAAGGAAATGGGCCAGAAGATGAAAGCCCAGCAAGCAATGGGTCAGGGAGAACAACTTGAGGCAAACATGGAAAGTCTTCGGCAAATTTTGGATAACCTCATGGTTTTTTCTTTTGAACAGGAAGAGCTTTTACTCACGTTTAGAGGTCTCAGGCCTAATGCGCCTACTTATGCAAATGAACTTAAGAAACAACAGGTATTAAAAGAACATTTTCGGCACGTAGACGACAGTTTATTCGCACTTGCGGTTAACAACCCGATGATCTCGGAAAAGATAACCTCTAAGTTGACGGACATCGAATTTGATATTGATAAATCCCTGGAAAGGCTTGCTCAAAATGAAATACCGCAAGGTACCGCGAGCCAACAATATGTCATGACCGGGACCAATGATCTTGCACTTATGTTAAGTGAGGTTTTTGACAATATGCAGCAAATGATGAATGCCAGTAGTTCGCCCGGTGAAGGACCGGGTCAGGGAGGCAAGGGTGGCAAACAGTTAAAGGATATCATTATGTCCCAGGATGAGCTTAATGAAATGATGAAAGAAGGTTTAGGTCAAACTACAGGGGAGAAACCCGGTGAGCAAGGGGAAGGCGGAGAAGGAGAGAAAGGTCAGGAGAAGGGTTCTTCAGGTCAGGAAAAGGGAACAGGCGGAGAAGGTGAAAATGAAGAAAGGCAACAGGAGGAAATGAGCGGAAAACTTTTTGAGATCTTTAAACAACAACAGCTATTAAAACAGCAACTCCAAAACAAGCTTCGTGAAGCCGGAGAGGAGCCGCAGAATTCAGGATTACTTAGAGAAATGGAACAGGTGGAAAGGGAGATACTTGAAAATGGTTTTAACCAGAGAACTCTTGATAGAATGAACAGAATCTCACACAGGATGCTGGAGCTGGAGAATGCTTCTTTTGAGCAGGAAGAGGAAGAGCGAAGAACGGCTAAAACCAACCTACAGGAGTTTCAAAATAATGCTCAGGATCAAAATCTTAAGGCTAAAGAATATTTCAATTCAACCGAAATTTTAAACAGACAAACCTTACCTTTGCGGCAAATTTATAAAGCTAAAGTAAAGCAATATTTTGAAGCCTTCGAAAATTAATTTCTATTCCGAAAATTCCTTTGAGCTCCAGAATCAGGAAAAATATTCCTCCTGGATTGAAAATGTCATTTCTACTGAGGAGAAGAAGCTGGAGGAGATAAGCTATATTTTTTGTGATGATGAATATCTTCTTTAGTCTTAATGAGGAGTATCTTAAGCACGACACATACACCGATATCATAACTTTTGATTACTCTGTGGGAAGAATTCTTCAGGGAGATATTTACATAAGCACGGAAAGAGTAAAGGAGAATTCTGAAATCTACAATGTTAGTTTTGATGATGAGTTACGACGGGTAATAG is part of the Antarcticibacterium sp. 1MA-6-2 genome and harbors:
- a CDS encoding DUF4175 family protein, whose product is MEEFNYIKKQLEEFIRRYYLNELLKGSILFFSIWLLYFLLILFIEHFFWLSPPNRSILFWLFIAVSAALLFRFILIPLARLFKLSKGIDEIEASRIIGKHFPEVNDKLLNVLQLKNNAQQSDLLMAGIAQKSKELKPVPFKLAVNFNSSLRYLKYAAFPILIVLAIFITGNQNVFSDSYERVVHYKTAYEPPAPFSFHLEAENLKVEEGSSFPLRVNTTGSIAPETVAIHFNDESYFLRNTGPATYEYVFQGIKEDIQFYLSANGVTSRSYVVEVVEVPKILDFQMSLNYPRYLNKPSEAIKGTGNITVPEGTEVSWNLQTKATGEVLFSTRDTIRQFENKAESFNFSTILYFDVDYQITTSNSEVEKYESLRYSVAVIKDQFPEINVQHKRDSIDGEELYFFGKVSDDHGISKLNLVYYNTEEGEEASEKVSIPVNREVFNEFFQTFPGNVKLEKGTNYNMYFEVFDNDGVHGAKRSESELFSYREKSDNEVQEENLQKQGESIRNLSESLEKTKLSEKELEELSRLQKEKEQLNFNDRKKMENFLERQKQQTEMMKNYSEKLKKSLQSESPQKENEFKKELEQRLARKEERLEENENLLEELQKYADKLSREELTEKLEKLAKQNTNEQKSLEQILELMKRYYVQEKTFKIANDLLELGEKQEAISEKDSANTPTKQEEITKEFEDTKEELDELEKENEGLKKPMKLGREEEDESEISDKQKEAYEKLEQNDKSGAKQKQKEAGQKMKEMGQKMKAQQAMGQGEQLEANMESLRQILDNLMVFSFEQEELLLTFRGLRPNAPTYANELKKQQVLKEHFRHVDDSLFALAVNNPMISEKITSKLTDIEFDIDKSLERLAQNEIPQGTASQQYVMTGTNDLALMLSEVFDNMQQMMNASSSPGEGPGQGGKGGKQLKDIIMSQDELNEMMKEGLGQTTGEKPGEQGEGGEGEKGQEKGSSGQEKGTGGEGENEERQQEEMSGKLFEIFKQQQLLKQQLQNKLREAGEEPQNSGLLREMEQVEREILENGFNQRTLDRMNRISHRMLELENASFEQEEEERRTAKTNLQEFQNNAQDQNLKAKEYFNSTEILNRQTLPLRQIYKAKVKQYFEAFEN
- the gltX gene encoding glutamate--tRNA ligase codes for the protein MPAKVRVRFAPSPTGPLHIGGVRTALYNYLFAKKHNGDFLLRIEDTDQNRFVEGAEEYIIESLNWCGIPYDEGPGKEAGYGPYKQSERAHLYKKYADELIESGNAYYAFDTAEALDAHRKDHEEKGKTFIYNWHNRQKLQNSLSLPKEEVEKKLTAGEEYVIRFKSPEGETLHLEDEIRGGMEIDTNILDDKVLFKSDGMPTYHLANIVDDHLMEITHVIRGEEWLPSLALHVLLYRAFGWDAPKFAHLPLILKPQGKGKLSKRDGDKMGFPVFPLEWKDPKTGEISSGYREENYLPEAVVNMLSFLGWNPGTEQEFFKLDELVQAFELSRVHKSGAKFDPEKTKWFQQHYLQLQSDEKLAEDFQKILDKKSINSEKKYTTTVVSLLKERAVFVNDIWELGSYFFQAPESFDEKAARKVWKDDTAEIIEKLSQIVEKVEPYNVENLQNQIKTWITDNNIGFGKVMQPFRLSLVGAMQGPDVFEIAALIGKEETVKRLNYAKENL